One segment of Streptomyces sp. YIM 121038 DNA contains the following:
- a CDS encoding peptidoglycan bridge formation glycyltransferase FemA/FemB family protein yields the protein MPITAAEHMAFVRAQRSVSFLQTPAWGGVKTEWRSESLGWFEGRRLVGAGLVLHRPVPRLDRFTLAYLPEGPVIDWSGDIGAWLDPLAAHLKAHGAFAIRLGPPVRTHTWSAAQVKEGIADPGSKRLTEISGHWTDPVGARVASRLRGAGWLPQSPEDGFGVGHPQFKYEIPLVGRTEDELLRGMNQQWRRNIKKSAKEGVEVTVGDRGPEDLKAFHDLYVHTAERDRFTPRPLRYFETMFAALSAEDPERIKLYLARHQGDLAAATVLVRVGAHAVYAYGASSTAKREVRASNACQWAMIRDSLAAGCDVYDLRGITPTLDADDPHVGLVQFKVGTGGQATRYVGEWDLPLRPMVYRAFDLYMRRRGR from the coding sequence ATGCCGATCACCGCCGCCGAGCACATGGCCTTCGTACGGGCCCAGAGGTCGGTCAGCTTTCTGCAGACCCCGGCATGGGGCGGCGTCAAGACCGAGTGGCGCAGCGAGTCCCTCGGCTGGTTCGAGGGGCGGCGTCTGGTCGGTGCTGGGCTCGTCCTGCACCGCCCCGTGCCGAGGCTCGACCGCTTCACGCTGGCGTATCTGCCCGAGGGCCCGGTCATCGACTGGAGCGGCGACATCGGTGCTTGGCTCGATCCACTGGCGGCCCACCTCAAGGCCCACGGCGCGTTCGCGATCCGGCTCGGCCCGCCGGTGCGCACACACACCTGGAGCGCAGCCCAGGTCAAGGAGGGCATCGCCGACCCGGGCAGCAAACGGCTCACCGAAATCTCCGGCCACTGGACCGACCCGGTCGGTGCCCGCGTGGCCAGCAGGCTCCGGGGCGCCGGCTGGCTGCCGCAGAGCCCGGAGGACGGGTTCGGGGTCGGGCACCCACAGTTCAAGTACGAGATCCCGCTGGTAGGCAGGACCGAGGACGAACTGCTCAGGGGCATGAACCAGCAGTGGCGCCGCAACATCAAGAAGTCGGCCAAGGAGGGAGTCGAGGTCACGGTCGGCGACAGGGGTCCGGAGGACCTCAAGGCATTCCACGACCTCTACGTCCACACCGCCGAGCGCGACCGCTTCACACCCCGGCCGCTGCGCTACTTCGAGACCATGTTCGCGGCGCTGAGTGCCGAGGACCCCGAGCGGATCAAGCTCTACCTGGCCCGCCACCAGGGCGACTTGGCCGCCGCCACGGTCCTGGTCCGCGTCGGCGCCCACGCTGTGTATGCCTATGGCGCCTCCTCCACCGCGAAGCGCGAGGTGCGTGCCTCCAACGCCTGCCAGTGGGCGATGATCCGCGACTCGCTCGCTGCCGGCTGCGACGTCTACGACCTGCGTGGCATCACCCCCACCCTCGACGCCGACGACCCGCACGTCGGCCTTGTCCAGTTCAAAGTCGGCACCGGCGGTCAGGCGACGCGGTACGTCGGCGAGTGGGACCTGCCGCTGCGGCCGATGGTCTACCGGGCCTTCGACCTCTATATGAGGCGGCGCGGCCGCTGA
- a CDS encoding ferredoxin — MRVKVDVPSCVASGQCVMLAPEVFDQRDEDGTVALLDDTPPSELHDAVRESAMMCPGAAIQVGESS, encoded by the coding sequence ATGCGCGTTAAGGTCGACGTTCCCAGCTGTGTTGCCTCGGGGCAGTGCGTGATGCTCGCCCCCGAGGTCTTCGACCAGCGGGACGAGGACGGCACGGTCGCACTCCTCGATGACACTCCGCCCTCCGAACTCCACGACGCCGTACGCGAGTCGGCCATGATGTGCCCTGGGGCAGCGATCCAGGTCGGGGAGTCGTCGTAA
- a CDS encoding cation:proton antiporter yields MQDHMSLAVRDSNLELALDVLPALAVILLAAAVIGRLAVVLGQPRVLGEIVAGILLGPTLFGWLAPDLQADVFPAEARSVLYVLSTIGLTLYMFLVGAGLDHGRQESDRKHHPAVLAVSGFLPSLVLGGLVGLLMWDDVSREDVSRWEFALFVGGALSLTALPMLARMLYERGLQNSRLGRLSLVAASIDDAAAWCFLATLTAVHTGSGAADALPMIGYSILFTVVMLLGVSRLLRPLARHVGRQGTLSPGVMYVVVIVPIVCGYLTDLIGIYSVFGGFIAGLAMPRDPQFRQALHSRMMDTVSTLLLPIFFALSGLTTDLRSLSAATLLFGVAALLAGFAGKYLGSALAMKKLRFSWREAFAVGGLMNARGMMIIVFINIGLAQGLITKPVFSVLVMVAVITSAAVLPLYRRALPRHLELHLGSEAPPPAPAPRPLTTTDVH; encoded by the coding sequence ATGCAGGACCACATGTCCTTGGCCGTGCGCGACAGCAACCTCGAACTGGCGCTCGACGTGCTTCCCGCACTGGCGGTCATCTTGCTCGCGGCGGCCGTGATCGGCAGGCTCGCGGTCGTGCTCGGACAGCCGCGGGTGCTCGGCGAAATCGTGGCCGGCATCCTGCTGGGCCCGACCCTGTTCGGCTGGCTGGCGCCCGACCTCCAGGCGGATGTCTTCCCGGCGGAGGCACGGTCGGTGCTGTACGTCCTGAGCACCATCGGGCTGACCCTCTACATGTTCCTCGTCGGCGCCGGTCTCGACCACGGCCGGCAGGAGTCCGATCGCAAGCACCACCCGGCGGTCCTTGCCGTCTCGGGGTTCCTGCCCTCCCTCGTCCTCGGCGGTCTCGTCGGCCTGCTGATGTGGGACGACGTCTCGCGCGAGGACGTCAGCCGGTGGGAGTTCGCCCTCTTCGTAGGCGGTGCGCTGTCCCTCACAGCGCTCCCCATGCTGGCCCGCATGCTGTACGAGCGGGGTCTGCAGAACTCCCGCCTGGGGCGGCTGTCCTTGGTCGCCGCCTCGATCGACGACGCGGCGGCCTGGTGCTTCCTGGCCACGCTGACGGCTGTGCACACCGGCTCCGGGGCCGCCGACGCTCTGCCCATGATCGGCTACAGCATTCTGTTCACCGTCGTGATGCTGCTCGGGGTGTCCCGGCTGCTGCGGCCGCTGGCGCGGCACGTCGGCCGACAGGGCACGCTGAGTCCCGGCGTGATGTACGTCGTCGTCATCGTCCCGATCGTCTGCGGATACCTCACCGACCTGATCGGGATCTACTCGGTCTTCGGCGGTTTCATCGCCGGCCTGGCCATGCCCCGCGACCCGCAGTTCCGCCAAGCGCTGCACAGCCGGATGATGGACACCGTCTCCACGCTGCTGCTGCCCATCTTCTTCGCCCTGTCCGGCCTCACCACCGACCTGCGGAGCCTCTCGGCCGCCACCCTGCTGTTCGGCGTCGCCGCGCTGCTGGCGGGATTCGCGGGCAAGTACCTCGGCAGCGCCCTGGCCATGAAGAAACTCCGCTTCAGCTGGCGCGAGGCCTTCGCGGTGGGAGGGCTGATGAACGCCCGCGGCATGATGATCATCGTCTTCATCAACATCGGCTTGGCGCAGGGCCTGATCACCAAGCCGGTGTTCTCTGTTCTCGTCATGGTCGCCGTCATCACGAGCGCTGCGGTCCTGCCACTGTACCGCCGGGCGCTCCCGCGACACCTGGAGTTGCACCTCGGCAGCGAAGCGCCCCCTCCGGCGCCGGCACCACGCCCCCTGACGACAACCGACGTGCACTGA
- the dpgB gene encoding enoyl-CoA-hydratase DpgB, protein MVMRGETDGELMLRLDGTRPLSAQSIEEMGDLCDRAEDHRESGPVTIHVTGVPPAGWATELTVGVVSKWERVVRRFERLGRLTVAVASGDCAGTALDVLLAADVRIAAPDTRLLPSWAGGATWPGMTVHRLTQQAGSAGIRRAVLLGAPIEADRALALNLVDEVTDDPATTLAALAEAAGAVDGTETAIRRQLIFEAGSTTFEDALGRHLAACDRTLRRTGPSA, encoded by the coding sequence ATGGTGATGCGCGGGGAAACGGATGGCGAACTGATGCTGCGTCTGGACGGCACTCGGCCGTTGTCGGCCCAGTCCATCGAGGAGATGGGCGATCTCTGCGACCGCGCCGAGGACCATCGGGAATCCGGCCCGGTCACGATCCACGTCACGGGTGTCCCACCAGCCGGTTGGGCGACGGAGCTGACAGTCGGCGTGGTCTCCAAATGGGAACGGGTGGTGCGCCGGTTCGAACGGCTCGGCCGGCTCACGGTCGCGGTGGCGTCAGGCGACTGCGCCGGAACGGCGCTGGATGTCCTCCTCGCCGCCGACGTCCGGATCGCAGCCCCTGACACCCGGTTGCTGCCCTCCTGGGCAGGCGGTGCCACCTGGCCGGGGATGACCGTGCACCGGCTCACCCAGCAGGCCGGCTCGGCAGGCATCCGGCGGGCCGTGCTGCTCGGGGCTCCGATCGAGGCGGACCGCGCGCTCGCGCTCAACCTGGTCGACGAGGTGACCGACGATCCGGCGACGACGCTGGCTGCCCTGGCCGAGGCGGCCGGTGCCGTGGACGGCACGGAGACGGCGATTCGCAGGCAGCTGATTTTCGAAGCCGGCTCGACCACCTTCGAGGACGCGCTCGGCAGGCACCTCGCTGCCTGCGACCGCACCCTGCGCCGAACGGGACCGTCCGCATGA
- a CDS encoding carbohydrate-binding module family 14 protein: MEISVAGGGRAASEGVRGGGAALGNAAGASARQRRRVRGRLLTGLALVVTAVVAPVALAVPASAAPTETCTKVGQLITDDSDPAVFYECDALLQPERFECPEGLVFNIHTYQCDWPDNVGSRRT, translated from the coding sequence GTGGAGATCAGTGTTGCGGGCGGCGGGCGGGCTGCATCAGAAGGCGTACGGGGAGGCGGTGCCGCGCTGGGGAACGCGGCGGGGGCGTCGGCCCGGCAGAGGCGGCGGGTCCGGGGGCGGCTGCTGACCGGGCTCGCCCTGGTGGTGACTGCTGTGGTCGCGCCGGTGGCCCTGGCCGTGCCCGCCTCGGCGGCTCCGACCGAGACCTGTACCAAAGTCGGCCAACTGATTACCGACGACAGCGATCCCGCTGTCTTCTACGAGTGCGACGCCTTGCTTCAGCCCGAGCGGTTTGAGTGCCCTGAGGGTCTGGTCTTCAACATCCACACCTACCAGTGCGACTGGCCCGACAACGTCGGCTCGCGCCGCACCTGA
- the dpgC gene encoding (3,5-dihydroxyphenyl)acetyl-CoA 1,2-dioxygenase DpgC, with the protein MTIAHTLPSGLAAAGETLHKAAGRVDDLLAALPEPTRRTPGQRAEAAAAQDEVRRLRERFLAEHVEEVYARLTDGRDLRIEALVTEAAEVFPGLVPTAAQLADERSRVQADKEGREIDQGIFLRAVLGSPVTGPHLVDTMLRPTARALALLPEFQRTGLLETEAVRLERRDGVAHLTMCRDDRLNAEDEQQVEDMETAVDLALLDEGVKVGFVRGGEMSHPRYRGRRVFSAGINLKYLSSGDIPLVGFLLRRELGYINKIVRGLRLDDGDWRPPYAAKPWAAAVDAFAIGGGAQLLLVFDHVLAASDAFLSLPAAKEGIIPGVANFRLTRSLGPRAARQVILGGRRLWASEPDARLIVDEVAEPADLDAAIERTLERLGGEAVLANRRMLNLSDEPPEEFRRYMAEFALQQALRLYGADVIDKVGGFAARRT; encoded by the coding sequence ATGACGATCGCGCACACCCTTCCGAGCGGTCTCGCCGCCGCCGGGGAGACGCTGCACAAGGCGGCCGGGCGGGTCGACGACCTGCTCGCCGCCCTGCCCGAGCCCACTCGACGGACCCCCGGCCAGCGGGCCGAGGCCGCCGCCGCCCAGGACGAGGTGCGCCGACTGCGCGAGCGGTTCCTGGCCGAGCACGTAGAGGAGGTCTACGCCCGGCTCACCGACGGCCGCGACTTGCGGATCGAAGCCCTGGTCACGGAGGCCGCCGAGGTCTTCCCCGGCCTGGTCCCGACAGCGGCACAGCTCGCGGACGAGCGGTCGCGGGTCCAGGCGGACAAGGAAGGCCGAGAGATCGACCAGGGCATCTTCCTGCGAGCGGTGCTCGGCTCGCCCGTCACGGGCCCGCACCTGGTCGACACGATGCTCCGACCGACCGCGCGGGCGCTCGCACTGCTCCCGGAGTTCCAGCGGACCGGCCTCCTGGAGACCGAGGCCGTCCGCCTTGAGCGGCGCGACGGCGTCGCCCACCTGACGATGTGCCGCGACGACCGCCTCAACGCCGAGGACGAGCAGCAGGTCGAGGACATGGAGACCGCGGTCGACCTGGCGCTCCTTGACGAGGGCGTCAAGGTCGGGTTCGTGCGCGGCGGCGAGATGAGCCATCCGCGCTACCGAGGCAGGCGCGTGTTCAGTGCCGGAATCAATCTCAAGTACCTGTCGTCGGGCGACATCCCGCTCGTCGGGTTCCTGCTCCGCCGCGAACTCGGCTACATCAACAAGATCGTTCGCGGGCTCCGCCTGGACGACGGCGATTGGCGGCCGCCGTACGCGGCCAAGCCGTGGGCGGCCGCCGTCGACGCGTTCGCGATCGGCGGCGGCGCCCAGCTGCTGCTCGTCTTCGACCACGTGCTGGCCGCGTCCGACGCCTTCCTCAGCCTGCCCGCGGCCAAGGAGGGCATCATCCCGGGTGTCGCGAACTTCCGCCTCACCCGGTCGCTCGGCCCGCGCGCTGCCCGGCAGGTGATCCTCGGTGGCCGACGGCTGTGGGCGAGCGAGCCGGACGCCCGCCTGATCGTCGATGAGGTCGCCGAACCTGCCGACCTGGACGCTGCCATCGAGCGGACCTTGGAACGGCTGGGCGGGGAAGCGGTGCTCGCCAACCGCCGGATGCTGAATCTGTCCGACGAGCCGCCCGAGGAGTTCCGCCGCTACATGGCAGAGTTCGCGCTCCAGCAGGCGCTGCGGCTGTACGGCGCCGATGTCATCGACAAGGTGGGCGGGTTCGCCGCGAGGCGGACATGA